The DNA sequence GTACTTGTGTGCAAGTTCTGCCAGAACTGACCGCGGTGATGTCTTACAGGGGGATTTACCTTCAGGAGCGGCACCTCAGTGGCGTGTTAACCCTTCAATGCGCAGCTAAACCCGATAGGTGGAGCGTGGGCGTGGTGGCCCAGGCTCCACCCAAGGGGTTAACGTGCGCATTGAGGGGCGAAGATACGACCCAAGGGGTTAACGTGCGCATTGTCGAGTGTGTCTACGCGCGCAGTGAACCGTCAATAGCGCGGTGCGAACCGGCAGTAGTGAGGGGCGTACGGTGCCTTTCGGTGCCGGCGACTATTTCGCAGTGCGCAGGCGCAGCGAGTTGAGAACCACGAACACCGACGAGCAGGCCATCGCGGCGCTCGCCAGCATGGGGGAGAGGAGCCCAGCGATCGCGAGCGGCACCATGAGGATGTTGTAGAAGAAGGCCCAGAACAGGTTCTCCTTGATGATCCGCAGCGTCCGGCGCGACACGCGGATCGCGGTCGCCGCCGAGGTGAGCGAGGAGTTCATGAGCGTCATGTCCGCGACCTCGATCGCCACGTCCGTGCCCGAACCCATCGCGATACCCAGGCCCTTCGCGCTCGCCTGCGCGAGGGCGGCAGCATCGTTCACGCCGTCGCCCACCATCGCGACCGTGCGGCCCTCGGCTTGTAGATTGGCGACGGTGTCGCGCTTGCCGTCGGGCAGGACGCCCGCGATGACGCGGTCGATTCCGACCTGATCCGCGACGTGTTGGGCTGCGGCCTCGTTGTCGCCCGTCAGCAGGATAGGCTCGATGCCGAGCTCGCGCAGCTGAGCAATCGCATCAGCCGACGATTCCTTGACCGTGTCACGCACGACGAGCGCGGCAATCGCGCGGCCCTCGACACGCTCGGGGATCACCAGGGACGAGGCCGGGGCCCCCTCCCGCTCGCCCGCGCCCGGGGTGGTGCCGGGCTGGGTGGGGGTACCGGTATCCCCGGTCGCGCTGCCGCCAGTCGCGGGTGCGCCGTCGGAGGATGCGGCCTCAGAACGGGAGGTAACCGTGCCGTGGTAGCCGGCGGCGTTCACGGCGGCCTCGAGCTCTTCGTCGCTGTGCGGGGCGGTGAGCGTGATGCGCGCGGATTCGGTGGCGAGGTTGACCTCGGCGCTCACGCCGTCGAGCTTGCCGAGCTTGCGCTCGACGCGGCCCACGCAGGACGCGCAGGTCATGCCGACCACGCTCATGGTGAGCGTCGCAAGGGGTAGCTTTGCATCGGGGCCGGGCAGTGTGACGGACGCGGGCGCCTCGGGCGTGGCGGCTGCCGGCTCCGGGGAGGAGGAAGCCGCGGAAGCCAGGTTCGGCGCGAGAGCCGCGACGACCGCGGAGGCACCAGAGGTCTCGGCCTCGCGCACGGCGTCAACGAGAGAAGCGGGCACGTCCACGCCCAGGGAAGCCAGCCACGACGGGCGGCCGACCAGCACGCCGCCCTGGGCGGTGATGCCGACGACGCCGAGTCCGGGCTGGTTTGCGAACGCCGTCACGGGCTCCAGCGATAGGCCGCGGTCCGATGCGCCCGACGTGATCGCGCGGGCGACAGGGTGCTCGGAGAGGGACTCGACAGAGGCAGCCAGGGACAGGGCCGAGGCCTCGTCCACCTCGGGAGACCTCCCTGCGGTGGGAACCGCGACCGACTCGAGGGACATGACGCCCGTGGTGACCGTGCCCGTCTTGTCGAGCAGCATCGTGTCGATCGAGCGCGTCTGCTCGAGAATTTCCGCGTTCTTGATGAGGATGCCCAGCTGCGAGGCGCGCCCCGACCCGACGAGAATCGCGGTGGGCGTGGCCAGGCCGAGCGCGCACGGGCACGCCACGACCAGAACGGCGACGGCCGCCGTGAACGCGGCCTGCACGCCGCCGCCCGCGAGCAGCCAGCCCCCGAGCGTCAGCAGGGAAACGACGATGACGATCGGCACGAACACGCCGGAGATCTGGTCCGCGAGTCGCTGGACGGGCGCCTTACCTGCCTGGGCCTCGGCGACCATGCGCCCCATCTGCGCGAGCGTCGTGTCCGAGCCGACGCGCGTGGCGCGCACCAGTAGGGACCCCCACGTGTTGACGGTTGCGCCCGTCACCGCGTCGCCGGGGGCGGCGTCCACGGGCACGGACTCGCCCGTCAGGAGCGAGGTGTCCAGGGCGGAGGAACCCTCGACGATGACGCCGTCGGTTGCCACCTTCTCGCCCGGGCGCACCGCAAAAAGGTCGCCGACCTGCAGGGACGAGGCGGGTACGACGTTCTCGGTGCGAGCGCCGGTGTCGGGGTCGAGGCGCACGAGCGTCGCCTCCTTCGCGCCCATGCTCAGCAGCG is a window from the Schaalia odontolytica genome containing:
- a CDS encoding heavy metal translocating P-type ATPase; this encodes MSTDSVTPNHTTTASSHEAAQASSPTPQVGESNRAHAADMRRRLIVSAPLGILATILSMVPAWQFTGWQWVVAAITIPVVTWGAWPFHRAAFAAGRHGSTTMDTLVSLGVIASTLWSWWALLWGGAGMLGMRMQMSLIPRAAHAGHAEVYFEVASTIVVFLLTGRYLEARARYRAGDALRSLLSMGAKEATLVRLDPDTGARTENVVPASSLQVGDLFAVRPGEKVATDGVIVEGSSALDTSLLTGESVPVDAAPGDAVTGATVNTWGSLLVRATRVGSDTTLAQMGRMVAEAQAGKAPVQRLADQISGVFVPIVIVVSLLTLGGWLLAGGGVQAAFTAAVAVLVVACPCALGLATPTAILVGSGRASQLGILIKNAEILEQTRSIDTMLLDKTGTVTTGVMSLESVAVPTAGRSPEVDEASALSLAASVESLSEHPVARAITSGASDRGLSLEPVTAFANQPGLGVVGITAQGGVLVGRPSWLASLGVDVPASLVDAVREAETSGASAVVAALAPNLASAASSSPEPAAATPEAPASVTLPGPDAKLPLATLTMSVVGMTCASCVGRVERKLGKLDGVSAEVNLATESARITLTAPHSDEELEAAVNAAGYHGTVTSRSEAASSDGAPATGGSATGDTGTPTQPGTTPGAGEREGAPASSLVIPERVEGRAIAALVVRDTVKESSADAIAQLRELGIEPILLTGDNEAAAQHVADQVGIDRVIAGVLPDGKRDTVANLQAEGRTVAMVGDGVNDAAALAQASAKGLGIAMGSGTDVAIEVADMTLMNSSLTSAATAIRVSRRTLRIIKENLFWAFFYNILMVPLAIAGLLSPMLASAAMACSSVFVVLNSLRLRTAK